The segment TTGTTGTTCTGCTATCTCCCCACTGCACCTGCACTTGTTTAGATGATACCATGTTGAACTAGTGTGAGGATTCGTGTAGACATGTATTTATCTCCACATCAACTGTGCACTAGATAAATTTTAGATACTTATAGAGGATTAAGGAATATAAATCATGACTTGTtacaaattttatgaaaataatccaCTCCATGTCCTATATGGCTAGGAGACACTATAGCACGTGTCCATTGAACTGATTATGAGCTCATTGTGATTGTTCCCACCGAGTCGAGCTAGCTCAAGCCGCTGAGCGAGAGTtgacgagagagagagaaaagcggTCATAGGATGACCACACAAGACATCCGGATTGAATTCTAGGCTTTCTAGCATCTGATCCTCGATCGATCCCGTAAGCTGGATCTTTCAAAACCACCAAAAATAGGGAAGTCTTTATGTTAGGGGTTCCCGGGGGTGGATCCTTCGAGGCTAAGTTAATTTTTCGCAGAAGCAAGTAGATCATGTCTGAGCTTTCTCAAAGAATTTAGTAGCAGACCTGAGTATGAAGTGAGATAGATTGGAGTAAGAAAATATAGAGCTCAAAAGATGCCATATGAAAGGTGGAGTTCAGATATAAAGTCAAAACTGCTTAGAGCTTTATGGAGGAGATAGGATCCGATTCATATGGAATTAGTCTCACAGAGAAAGCATGTAAAGTATTTTTCTCGACTTATCTGCAGGGTTTCTGGGAGTTGGATTTTATagatgaagatgggtatatgtgATCTTCGGGAATGTGCACTGCTGTTGAGGAGTAGAGGTCATGGGGGATATGCTCCGGCCATTAGAGAATGATGGCTCCATATTTTAGAGTTTGTTGAGATTACGAATTTCATTGAGTGGAGGAGAAAGTGGAGTAGTGAGATGGCCAGCTTCTTGTTGTATAGTAGGTGGAAGACTCTAGAGTACCTCCAATACAATTGTAAATAACCAAGTGATAGAGGTTAAGCAGTCGCTTCGTCACCCTTTACCGAAAATACATGTCAAGCTGCCATAAGATCGTTAGTGCTAGGGGTGCTATCGAGCCGAGCTGAGTTAAGTAGTTGGAAGATCGAGCTCGACTCAACTCAAAATACTCGGACTCGAAACTCGACTCGAAATCGATCGAGTTTTAATATCCCAAGCTCGAGCTTGAGCTCGAGTTtggctcaataaaaaatagaaaaaacttgAGATCAATTCGACTCGACTCGAATATCAACCGAACCATACTCGAACTCGAGTTCGAGCTTGAAATCGAGCTTTaatctactaataatatatatattataaataaaaataatattattaaaaatatatacaaaCTCGAGTAGGCTCGCGAGCTTTCGAGCGGAGTATCTTGCTACTCGAGCTCGATAATAATCAAGTCGAGTCGAGCTTGAGTAGTTTGCAAATAGCTCGACTTGTTTGCACCCCTAGTCAATGCCATGATAGACGATCCATCTTAGGGCATATCTATTGCCCCCCACTTTCGAAGCTCAGGCATCCTTTGGCTTGGACGAAAGAAATAGAAGATGTTTCTGTGCTCGTCGTGGCAATGGCAATCAAGGCTAATGCTGGAACTTCTGGTTGATTCTTCAAAGCTGTCGCTGGCAGAAGTCTCCAAGTTTTTGGAGAGTGGCCATGTCGAGACATGCCCTGATGTCATACGTCAGTGCAGCTGTTTCTTGGAAGGTCATAACTTGGGCAAATGATAGGATGCATGCATTTATGGAGGACGTGCACTCGTCTCCTTTCCCAAGAGGGCATCATGGCATTTAGATTTTTAGGTATGATGATTGGACATTTCGGTGATGTCGATCCAAATGGGATTTCAGCATCCACCGAAATGTCCATATATATAGGCCGATCAGACCGTTCATCTAAATTGCTATTATCATCGAGCGATGCTATAAATGGTACATGAGAGATGGGGTTGCCTATCCTGCCTCTTGTTTGCAGGAGTTTGGAGAGAGGTATCATGGCAGCAGTAGTTGCCACCTTCCTGCATAGAGTTTTCAATAGGTTtgtcttttctattatttttatcttgatctttttcttggtTTTGCATTCATCTCTATGACTTCTCCTCTAGAAAAACCAGTGCAATATGGATCCATTGCTTTAGGGTCCCCTGCCCAAACTTCTGAGGGTTCTACCACAGAAGCACTCAAGGCTCATCAAACTTCAAACACGATCAAATCAGTCCTGAAGGATGATGATTTCGGATGGATCTGGAAGGAATATGGAATCCTAGAAAGTATTGTTCTTGAAGTGCTCAACCTCTGATAGGGTCACTTCCTCCCAAAGGAACAGAATAGCCCTATATGAGGAGGCCTCAAGGGCCGACCTTAGGCTTCCGATTTTCAGAAATCTTGCCAAACTGTTGGGTTGGTATCGGCTTTGTTCTGCCTAACTCAGTCTCAATGCCTAACGAATGATAGTTggattcttttgtttctttctgcTTCAAGGGATTCCTCTTCGTGCGAAGATGTTCTGAGTGTTCTTCCAGGTAAAAACATATCATCAGAGTAGTGATATTTAGGatgattaaatttaaatagatttggatACTTAACTTAACAAGAATATAAGAGTTTAAATATGAAGAGCATATGAGGATTCATATAAGCATGTAACGTATGTGCAATTATATACCATTTATATACTGGATAgatcttaaatatttatataaaattaatgaattcaaataatataattattttatatatttatatatgatcaaaaattttaaatagtattttttgattaatttttttgaatgaaatctTATGGTACTTAACCGTTTCTGGACCTCCTCAATGGTCACTCGGATCATGGGTCATGGCCACTTTAGGATGACCATGTGATGATATCCCATGCTTTGTGTCCCATCGTTATCTAGGAGCAGCTGACCAACTTTCTTTTTAGCGTAGGGCACGGGATCACGAGTCAGGTTCTTGCAGTGGCATTCCAACGCATTGGAGAGACAATTGGTCATCACCTCAACCATGTGATACTGATATGTGGGTAGATAGTCCCCGCATAAAGCAGTATGCCTTTGCGCCAACGAATCCATAATAACCAGAATTTCTATCCGTAATTTCTATGAAAAATGATTGATGCACAAAGTATGCTTTAATGCTACCACATCCAAACACCGTGGAGAAAGAGAAACAAACACAATATCGCAACAAGATGAGTTGGACATCACATCACATAATGTCGCAACTGCATGTTGATTCAATTATGCGTACGTTCACATATATCACTTTCGGGTGGGAGTGATCAACCGCAAACATGCCGGTCTTGCGCCGGGCCCGCGACGTCAATGATACCTGAAGATAAGCTTCTTTCCAGTTGTCATGACTAACCTGAAGGTACGGCTAATTTCCAGTTATTCCCCGTATAACTTGCTCGTGATACATGTGATATCCACCAGTCTTATCCAACATGACAATCGATGCAGGGCCCATAAATCCCACATCGAATGCATCAATACGGTCTGTACTATTCCAATCATCTTGTTTCATTCTTATTGAGATAAATGCATGGTAAATCATATCCATAAAATTGAGAGGAGATAATTGGCATGATATACGGTCATATGATgcatatgatataaaatatatttttttattataaaggaGTTACTAACAAACCGTGTTTTGTAAGCCACAGTGATCCATCAACCATCCCTCCTTGCGCCATCCGTCTCATAAACTGCATCCCCTTGCTTAGTGCGGTTCTTCTGTTTTTTCATGTTCTTACATGATATTATCATTTATATAGTTTTGGGCATGTATTTGACAACTTTTGAAGCTATCTTATATAAAATCAATACAATATAGGACTGAAATTAGGTTCGAATCGAAATTCGGACTAGACCCACAATAATTCAGATCGGACTTGGGTCTAAACAGAAAGTCCATTTATTTTTCGGATCGAACTTGGATATACCTTTGGTTTGGCCGGAGCTCAGTCCGGATCCGAACCCAAATTTGGGTCCGATCAAAGTTCAAATATCCAGCCCACATTATTTTCTTCCAACTTCCCATCTTTTACTTTCCCCATTATTACCATTCCAACACGATGCACGATGGTAGGGGAAAAGCTGGCGGCACCAGGGTGGGCGGGGATGGAGGACTCGAAGGCAGAGAGAAGGACGAAGTCTAGGAGAGAGGCAGCTTGGAGACGGGCGAAGATGGGGGACTCAAGGGCGGAGATGAGGATGGAGTTCAGGAGAGAGGTGGCTTGGAGACGGGTGAGGCCAATGAGGAGCTCATTGAGAAGGGAGCTGATGGGCTTAGGGAGGGAGGCAAGGGCGTGGAGGGGGTGGCGGAAGGAGTTGGTGACACGATAGAAGTTGTGAGTGTGGAGTGGGCGGCGAAAAGGGTCAATGATGCAATGGCAGCGACGAGGGTGGTAGATGAGGTGGGTTGCGGCGGTGATGGAAGTGGTGGTGAGTTAGGTTGCAATGGAGAGGATAGCAAGATAGATGCCGACAATAATGGCTAGGCTGAGTAGTCACAGTGGAGGGGGAGGATCTCTCGATCGACAACTACGATGCTACCATCCATGACGGCTGCTACCACCCCATCTCCAGCTACAGTGATGTTTTCCGCTCCGACGATGACCTTCCCCTGTCTGATCCAATGATGGCAATGCTCTCAGTGTGAGGGTAGAATGGGAGGAGATATAGAGTTTGGGCGGAGTAAGCGAAGAAGGGAAGAGCAAGGGGAGGAGAGTCAGAGATCTGGCCGGGCCTGGTCTTGGGCTCAGTTTGGACCAGTCCGATTAGGTTCGGGCTGAATTTGAACTTGGACTCGAGCCGATCTCGaatcttaaattttaaaatattttcggaCCTAAGTCCGGCCCGAAGCCCCAAAAAATATTTGGGGCCGAGCCCAAATAGGAATATGATCCGATCTAATCCGGCCCATTTCCAACCCTAATACTATGTACTATGCCTGCTAGGTTTCCACAATGGATTCCCCGATGAATCAACTcttattcatctttttcttttgttatttAGATGTTTTGTGCCGTTAGTATTGTGAACTATTATTTTTCTTGTGTATACAATATTGGTATGGGATCCGATTCATATGCATCAGCATTTCatcatatttatatacatacaaaTCATTGTATGCACTCGCAAAGAACTAATTTGCGCGAGGCTACCGGCGAATGGGAGGGGGGCATACGAGGAACGAGAATCTCCATATTTGCACCACAACAGAATGCCTCCATACTTGGCCAATTTTAAGTAAATAGGAGAAGGGCAATTTTAgggcataaaaaaataataataataataattggaCGAACCCAGGGGCGGGATAGGAGGGTGGGGAGAGTGGTGTGCGAGTTGGGAATCAGAATGATTGATATGAGAAAACCCATCCACATTTGCCATTTTCTTAAACAATTCGTCAAATTTTCACAAAATAAAGCCTCCATATTTAGCCACTTTCCAATAATTGGTACATTGGCAATATTTTTCCAGACCATATAAAATTTCAGTTATCCCTTTAACTTGTTCTGCCAAATAAATAACATCATGATAGCATATCCCCTACCACTTTTTTCTCCAACCAAACACCCTAAATTTCTTATCTTGTGGAACAAATCCTATACCCTCTATAGTACCTAGATTACAACTCCTTGTTCCCTGGAAATTTATTCTACAGTCAAACCTAAAGAAACAACCAAACCGTCATCTAAAGCTCATGCAGAATACAGAAGAAGAATAGCAAGTGATTCAACATCTGTGGTGTCACAGCCAATTTTGCGTCGATTATTACATAAGTGGTGTGCCGATTGTATTTAGTTGCAAGGGATTAAATATAAAGTCTGTTTGATCATTCCCAATGCTAGAGCAAGACCATGTAACCATAATCAGACATGATTCATTCAGTATCCAATGTATAAGGCTTGAAGACATCCCAGGGATTTTTCATTAAACCCAGAGATTCCAAATGTCATTATGATTAAGGAATACCATAATTAAGTTGCATGTTATTTGGAATGCAACATTTACTGGAATATATTATATTCAAAATCTTAAAGGATTGCTTATtcaatcctatatatatatatatatatatatatatatatatatatatatatatatatatatatatatatatatatatatatatatatttcttcaaTCCATCTATCTAAACCCTTCTATATGTGCCCACCAAATTACTGAAACTGATATCCATACTACAACAGCAAATCAAATTCGGAGAAAAGTTAGTTGAACAGTCACAGTTATAAAGGATATAAATTCACAAAGCCAGAACATGGCTTCCAGTTACAACTATGGTTATGCATATATAAATTCACAGCTGCTTCATTTTGTTGAAACTCATCTTTTTCATGAAATCAAATAGAGCATATGGAGTAGTCTTAAAGTGCACTCACATGGCATGGCAAACTCTCCCCAGATTCTAATATTAGTAAGAATAAAGTATGAGTTATGATAATGATTGGTGTGATTCATAAACGCGTGGCATCTCGCAAAAGCTTGCCTTGAGCATGCACCCAGAGCCAGAATTTAGGAAGAGGGAAAATCAATTTTCTGCATGCTACTGCTTAGTGAGAAAACAACCTTGGCAAACTTAGTACATGAAGCTGTTGATAGATCATTACTCAAAAAGAGAAATCTCTGGGCCCACGAACATTCGCTGCAACTTATTGGGATCCCATTGATGAGAAGGCTGATGGCTTCGCCTTAGGCCTGCTGCTGCCATTCCTTTGAAAATCCTGCAGTTCAGCATTCTGCAGAAAGAAATGCAACATACCCATTGTATTTCTTTTAagtgatgaaaataattattCAGAAATGATTTAAGAAGCTAGGCCCCCAGCAAGGACAATGCAATGAatctatgtatgtgtgtgtgtgtgtgtgtgtgtgtatatatatatatatatatatatataaacattatCTAAAGGGATGAAGCATAAGAACCATCAAGGTTACAATCTTTTTTATTCGGtattttagaggatttgattcaaAAGATTAAGCAACAGAAAGTCCAATTCACTGACATAAAAGTACAAAAGAATGAAATGGCATATCGGCCTTGAATAAAGATAATCACATTAAGCTTTAAGGTCTCTGAAAGCAAACAAAAGGTcatttataattaaatctaaagcataaaaataattattccaACTAGAAGCTAAAAGAACCCAACAAGCAACCAAatacaaataacaaatcaaaagaaATATTCCATTCTAACTATCATAGCACCAACTCTACGTAATCTGTCTTGTATTGGCTTCATGTAATCCACTGCAATATTGTTCCCTGTCCATCACTGAAACCTCTGCAGAAATTTCCCAAATGTTTGACCGGTGCAAAAACCTTCAAACTAACTCAGCCATAgagaaaaatcaaatctaaaggaATCTAAATACATTAGTCTTCCACACCTCTGAGAATGCACGGTATATTTTATACGTGAACCAAAAGCTTGCATATAATTGAGCTCTCTCCCAGGTGCTAACACAATCCAACAAGAAGTAATCAATATATATACATAACAAATACAATGAATTATGgacttgaaatttcaaatttaatctcATTTTGCCTTTCAATGCATTATACTTCAACATCGATCTCAATTCATCACTAGTTCCAATATTAAATTTTACCCAATATCCACCAACAACACAACCCTCAGAATAAGTGACTTAATGAGATGAAAACACTGAGGTGATTTCTGATGACTCCAGAGGACCTCAAAAGCCATGAACTTTAACGAGAAATTGAAAACTTAAGTTTTGACGTGAGTCCTAACTCCCATGATCCAACAAGCAATGATCAAGACATGGTTTAGAAGTAGTAAAGACTTGAAATTTCAACTCTAATCTCATCTATCTGAAGTCGGTTTCATGCTTTAAACTTCCATATCATTCTTGAGTCATCACCGATTCCACTATAAAATCTCCCCCGATATTCTAACTGGACCAGCAAAAGATATGATGAAAGCTCTGAGGCGAGTCTCTTGATTGCTCCAGAGACCTAAAACAGCTTTAAGAAAAATTCGGACAAGAACATGAAAAATTTAAGAATCcgccaatgaagaagcatttcgAGAATTGGAGAGAAAACCCTAGGGTGACGGGTTGGATCCGAACCTTGGGATGGCGAGGCGGGGACTCGAGATCGACCATCCGCAGGGACATCCGGGCGATCTCAGAGACGGCGGCGTTCCGGACGGCCGCATCGTCGCTGGCGAGCTCCTCGTAGGCCGCCTCGAAGGCCTCCTGCCAAAATCGCGGCAGCCGGATCCGGAGACTGTGCGCGTAGATATCCCACATATGCCTCACCaccttctccctctcctccatCTCCTGCGACGATGATTTCAAACAAGAGTACGAGAGATCGATCAGCGAAAGGAGAGAGATTTACAGTAGCGATCGAGATGGAGCGTGGGGGGAAGATTGGGGATTTGGAATCAGACCAGGACGTCCAGAGCGGCATCGCGGAGCGGGGGATCGAGGAGGTCGTCGGAGAGGCGGTTGAGGTTGCCGGCGGACCACTTGAGGGTGACGGTGCCCGTGAACATGGACCAGAAGGCGAGGAGGATGATGGCGGCGAGGGCCCAGAACTTGTAGCGGCCCTTTCCAAAgagggcggcggcggcggtggcggaGGGCTTCGCCGACGTCGGTAGCAGATCCTCCTCCTTCATCTCATCAGAGATCGGAGAAAAACTCCTGCTTGTTTGCTATCTTacctttttcctctctctctctcgcccttTCGCTTTCTATGGAAGAATTAAAAGGACTCGTAGCCGCCTCTATGGGTGAGTGGGGAGCGGAAAGTGAGCTAAGGGAGCACTTGGTTTTCGATTGTTTAGTATTTAGAAAATGAGTAATGGGAGGTTGGACTTGCGTTTTGACAAAGAGGGAGTAGAGGGAAGATACGTAGTGGCTCGTTTGTCGTTTCCTATAATTCATAAGGTTACGTGCTTCCAAGATACAAAAGCCTCAGGCGGTTGTTCGGAAAGAAGTTCAAGTATTTTTGATGTCTTGGGACGTATAATAAACGTAAATAATATCgatcaagtattttttttttttttaggatctGTCATTTGGAGGATaaataatttatctaaaattctttattttttgaagaagtattttttagataatgtttagattttatatattgaaaaacAACTCCGAAACCAATTGCTTTTTTCGCATTATTATTTTCATAGATAAGTTACAAAAATttagaatatatattatataatatatgatcataataatataatatattattataaaatatattatattagtataataatatattattatatggtaataaatattatatttattaaaaaaattaatgagaaataTCCAATTGAGTTAAACTTAAAAGTggctcaaataaaaaattattcctattTGAAGTATAACTTAAAATTAACTATCTAAATGAGGTGAAATGACCCAATTGCCCTTACAGTTATAAAGCAACattatactattataaaacaatattgtattattataaaacaatactgcACCATAATAAAAgtaatactacactattataaagttatactgtattattataaagcaacactgcattgttgtaaaataatactttaataaatgaatactatactatgataatgtaaaactatcttattataaagaaatactacactaatataatataataaagtaatactatattattataaaagaatactaaactaatataatgtaatactatcttatgataaaaaaatactacactaatataatataataaaataatactacattattataaagaaatactatactaatacaatgtaatactaccttattgtaaaggaatactatactataataatataatactgtaATATTTTAAAGGATATAAGGATATAAGAGTATAAAGATAATTTTAGTCAAAAATAAGTGATTGCTTTTAACTTATGTTTGGAATGGATGACTACTTTTACATAAAACTCATTTGAAGAGCTACTTTTAAGTTGAAAGTAGAGCTAAAGATTTATCTTTAGTTCTCTATATTtattatagtatatatatatattaatttattagattatattaaatataataaataataatatataatataatataaaaaatatattatattattaagaatattttaagaataaaataaaaagctTATTTTTTGAGTACTGATAGAAAAATGATGCACttctcaaataaaatttttctccCATTTTATAGATAAATGCTCCACACAAGTAATTAACTTATCCACCTAGAGAAGTAtaagaatatagataaattagTCAATAAAAAATTGGATAAACTCTCCCATAGTATTTATCCACTAAAAAACAGATCCTTAAAATTAATAAAGGATAATTCTCACCTTCCATCTTATTAATAATCCATCTCTCAATATGTCACGCCCTAAATTCGAGACATAATATGATCATACTACTGAGGAGTGGGATCCATGATAACACAAAgccacatttatttttttaattataaaaataaatatatcataaataaaaaaaataaaaagattcaattcaaattcttaattaaaccaaaattggttcagagcatctaaatccaaaattaaatatatacacatatctcaagattcataattatttattataagttcgtgatcatcaaataactaaacttcagctataaaattttcaagcttgcttcatAGATCCCTAAGCCTGAATTTTCTTTACCGGTtctaaccttattcctctgtataagaaaaaaatagaaaaaatatgagctacactagtccagtaagtagaacttacgctttcttatcggatcaagtataaatttttcatgataatacattatttaaaaaataatagataatataaaataaaatatttca is part of the Elaeis guineensis isolate ETL-2024a chromosome 15, EG11, whole genome shotgun sequence genome and harbors:
- the LOC105058138 gene encoding uncharacterized protein isoform X1, coding for MKEEDLLPTSAKPSATAAAALFGKGRYKFWALAAIILLAFWSMFTGTVTLKWSAGNLNRLSDDLLDPPLRDAALDVLEMEEREKVVRHMWDIYAHSLRIRLPRFWQEAFEAAYEELASDDAAVRNAAVSEIARMSLRMVDLESPPRHPKNAELQDFQRNGSSRPKAKPSAFSSMGSQ
- the LOC105058138 gene encoding uncharacterized protein isoform X2, with product MKEEDLLPTSAKPSATAAAALFGKGRYKFWALAAIILLAFWSMFTGTVTLKWSAGNLNRLSDDLLDPPLRDAALDVLEMEEREKVVRHMWDIYAHSLRIRLPRFWQEAFEAAYEELASDDAAVRNAAVSEIARMSLRMVDLESPPRHPKLF